One window of the Zea mays cultivar B73 chromosome 3, Zm-B73-REFERENCE-NAM-5.0, whole genome shotgun sequence genome contains the following:
- the LOC103650113 gene encoding pectinesterase: protein MAASFPTTTALSVILLLSLFVAVVRSDTAATPVTPSTACNGTTDPNFCRSVLPSNGTSSLYTYGRFSVAKSLANANKFLGLVNRYLARGGLSPGAVAALQDCQLLSGLNIDFLSAAGATLNTSANSTLLDPQSEDLQTLMSAILTNQQTCADGLQAAASAWSVRNGLAVPMVNSTKLYSVSLSLFTRAWVRSSKANKPPRHGGHGRVLFDAIDDEMVRRMALEGVAAAVSVVGEVTVDQSGAGNYTTIGAAVAAAPSNLGGSSGYFVVRVPAGVYQENVVVPKNKKYVMMVGDGIGQSVVTGNRSVVDGWTTFNSATIAVLGTGFVAVNMTFRNTAGPAKHQAVALRSGADLSTFYQCSFEAYQDTLYAHSLRQFYRGCDIYGTVDYVFGNAAVVFQDCNLYSRLPMQGQSNTVTAQGRTDPNQNTGTTMQGCTVAAAPDLAANTAFPVTTYLGRPWKLYSRTVIMQSEVDTLVDPAGWMPWDGDFALSTLFYAEYNNSGAGADTSRRVAWPGFHVLNSTADAANFTVGNMVLGDFWLPQTGVPFTSGLIN from the exons ATGGCAGCGTCCTTCCCCACCACCACCGCGCTCTCCGTCATCCTGCTGCTCTCCCTGTTCGTCGCCGTGGTCCGCTCCGACACGGCGGCCACGCCGGTGACGCCGTCCACGGCGTGCAACGGGACGACGGACCCCAACTTCTGCCGGAGCGTGCTCCCGTCGAACGGCACCAGCAGCCTCTACACCTACGGGCGCTTCTCCGTCGCCAAGTCCCTCGCCAACGCCAACAAGTTCCTCGGCCTCGTGAACCGGTACCTCGCCCGCGGCGGCCTCTCCCCCGGCGCCGTCGCCGCGCTGCAGGACTGCCAGCTCCTCTCGGGGCTCAACATCGACTTCCTGTCCGCCGCGGGCGCCACGCTCAACACGTCGGCCAACAGCACGCTCCTGGACCCGCAGTCCGAGGACTTGCAGACGCTGATGTCGGCGATCCTGACCAACCAGCAGACGTGCGCCGACGGCCTTCAGGCGGCCGCCTCCGCGTGGTCCGTGCGCAACGGCCTCGCCGTGCCCATGGTCAACAGCACCAAGCTGTACAGCGTCTCGCTGTCGCTCTTCACCAGGGCGTGGGTGCGCTCGTCCAAGGCCAACAAGCCGCCCCGCCACGGCGGCCACGGGAGGGTCCTGTTCGACGCCATTGACGACGAGATGGTCCGCAGGATGGCGCTCGAGGGCGTCGCGGCCGCGGTGTCCGTGGTCGGCGAGGTGACGGTGGACCAGAGCGGCGCGGGGAACTACACGACCATCGGCGCGGCCGTGGCGGCGGCGCCCAGCAACCTTGGCGGGAGCAGCGGCTACTTCGTCGTACGCGTGCCCGCGGGCGTGTACCAGGAGAATGTGGTGGTGCCCAAGAACAAGAAGTACGTCATGATGGTCGGAGACGGCATCGGCCAGTCGGTGGTCACCGGTAACCGCAGCGTCGTCGACGGCTGGACGACCTTCAACTCCGCGACGATCG CTGTTCTCGGGACCGGGTTTGTTGCGGTGAACATGACGTTCCGGAACACGGCCGGGCCGGCGAAGCACCAGGCGGTGGCGCTGCGCTCCGGCGCGGACCTCTCGACGTTCTACCAGTGCAGCTTCGAGGCGTACCAGGACACGCTGTACGCGCACTCCCTCCGGCAGTTCTACCGCGGCTGCGACATCTACGGCACCGTGGACTACGTGTTCGGCAACGCCGCCGTGGTGTTCCAGGACTGCAACCTCTACTCGCGGCTGCCCATGCAGGGGCAGAGCAACACGGTGACGGCGCAGGGGCGCACCGACCCGAACCAGAACACGGGCACCACGATGCAGGGCTGCACCGTCGCCGCCGCGCCCGACCTCGCCGCCAACACGGCGTTCCCCGTCACCACCTACCTCGGCCGGCCCTGGAAGCTCTACTCGCGCACGGTGATCATGCAGTCGGAGGTGGACACGCTGGTCGACCCCGCCGGCTGGATGCCGTGGGACGGCGACTTCGCGCTCAGCACGCTCTTCTACGCCGAGTACAACAACTCCGGCGCCGGCGCGGACACGAGCAGGAGGGTGGCCTGGCCGGGCTTCCACGTGCTCAACAGCACCGCGGATGCCGCCAACTTTACCGTCGGCAACATGGTGCTCGGGGACTTCTGGCTGCCCCAAACCGGCGTGCCTTTCACCAGCGGACTCATCAACTGA